One window from the genome of Aeromonas sp. FDAARGOS 1405 encodes:
- a CDS encoding cytosine deaminase — protein MLIQHIRLADREGLWQIRCQDGVITAIEPHDEHAVAGRVLDGEGGLAIAPFIEPHIHLDTTQTAGEPSWNLSGTLFEGIERWAERKALLTHEDVKQRAIQTLKWQIANGIQFVRTHVDVSDPNLVALKAMLEVREEMKEWVELQIVAFPQEGILSYPNGKALLEEALKLGADVIGAIPHFEFTREYGVESLHYIFDLAEKYQVLVDVHCDEIDDEQSRFIETLATLAYERGIGHRVTASHTTAMHSYNGAYASRLFRLLKMADINFVANPLVNIHLQGRFDTYPKRRGITRVKEMLEANINVCFGHDDVFDPWYPMGTANMLQVLHMGLHVCQIMGYEQINDGLKLISSHSARTLNVQDRYGIEVGKPANLLILPADNGFDAVRRQVPVRYSIRHGKVIAQTRPAQTEIVLGQPEPIDFRR, from the coding sequence ATGCTGATTCAACATATTCGTTTGGCCGATCGGGAAGGGTTGTGGCAGATCCGTTGTCAGGATGGGGTCATCACCGCCATCGAACCCCATGACGAACATGCCGTCGCCGGTCGGGTGCTGGACGGGGAGGGCGGTCTGGCGATCGCTCCCTTTATCGAACCCCACATTCACCTGGATACCACCCAGACGGCGGGCGAGCCGAGCTGGAATCTCTCCGGCACCCTGTTCGAGGGGATCGAGCGCTGGGCCGAACGCAAGGCGCTGCTGACCCATGAGGATGTGAAACAGCGCGCTATCCAGACGCTGAAGTGGCAGATCGCCAACGGCATCCAGTTCGTCCGTACTCACGTCGATGTCTCCGACCCCAATCTGGTGGCGCTCAAGGCGATGCTGGAGGTGCGGGAGGAGATGAAGGAGTGGGTGGAGCTGCAGATCGTCGCCTTCCCGCAGGAGGGGATCCTCTCCTACCCCAATGGCAAGGCACTGCTGGAGGAGGCGCTCAAGCTGGGGGCCGATGTGATCGGTGCTATTCCCCATTTCGAGTTCACCCGGGAATATGGGGTCGAAAGTCTGCACTACATCTTCGATCTTGCCGAGAAGTATCAGGTTTTGGTCGATGTGCACTGTGACGAAATCGATGACGAGCAGTCCCGTTTCATCGAGACGCTGGCGACCTTGGCCTACGAGCGGGGTATCGGCCATCGGGTGACGGCCAGTCACACCACCGCCATGCACTCCTACAACGGCGCTTATGCTTCCCGCCTGTTCCGTCTGCTCAAGATGGCGGATATCAACTTCGTGGCCAATCCGCTGGTGAACATTCACCTGCAGGGGCGGTTCGATACCTATCCCAAACGCCGCGGCATTACCAGGGTGAAGGAGATGCTGGAGGCGAACATCAACGTCTGTTTCGGTCACGACGACGTGTTCGATCCCTGGTACCCCATGGGCACCGCCAACATGTTGCAGGTGCTGCACATGGGGCTGCATGTCTGCCAGATCATGGGCTACGAGCAGATCAACGACGGCTTGAAGCTGATCAGCAGCCACAGCGCCCGCACCCTGAACGTGCAGGATCGCTATGGCATCGAGGTGGGCAAACCGGCCAACCTGTTGATCCTGCCTGCCGACAATGGCTTCGATGCGGTGCGCCGTCAGGTGCCGGTGCGTTACTCGATCCGCCACGGCAAGGTGATTGCCCAGACCCGTCCGGCCCAGACCGAAATCGTGCTGGGTCAGCCAGAGCCCATCGATTTTCGCCGCTGA
- the crcB gene encoding fluoride efflux transporter CrcB encodes MQTWFYVAAGGAIGACLRFGIAELMALLLGRHFPYGTLVVNVVGSFIMGVAFALISHGHVVEHPMKPLLMVGILGALTTFSSFALDTVVLAQHGAYLKALLNIGLNLFLCLAMVVLGMQLVASRV; translated from the coding sequence ATGCAAACCTGGTTCTATGTTGCTGCAGGGGGCGCCATCGGCGCCTGCCTTCGTTTTGGGATTGCCGAACTGATGGCCTTGCTGCTGGGTCGCCACTTTCCTTACGGGACTCTGGTGGTCAACGTGGTGGGCTCTTTCATCATGGGGGTGGCGTTCGCCCTCATCAGTCACGGTCATGTGGTAGAACATCCGATGAAGCCGCTGCTGATGGTGGGGATCCTCGGTGCCCTGACTACTTTCTCTTCCTTTGCCCTCGATACGGTGGTGCTGGCTCAACATGGGGCCTATCTGAAAGCGCTGCTCAATATCGGTCTCAATCTCTTCCTCTGTCTGGCCATGGTGGTGCTGGGCATGCAGTTGGTTGCGAGCCGGGTTTAA
- the ubiE gene encoding bifunctional demethylmenaquinone methyltransferase/2-methoxy-6-polyprenyl-1,4-benzoquinol methylase UbiE, with translation MSEQATTTHFGFKTVAATEKETLVAGVFHSVAAKYDLMNDLMSFGIHRLWKRFTIDCSGVRKGQKVLDLAGGTGDLTAKFSRIVGETGQVVLADINDSMLKVGRDKLRNLGVANNVSYVQANAEALPFPDNHFDVITIGFGLRNVTDKDKALASMFRVLKPGGRLLVLEFSKPVSEVIAKLYDLYSFKLLPKMGEIVANDSESYKYLAESIRMHPDQQTLAGMMENVGFEQVEYFNLTQGVVALHRGYKF, from the coding sequence ATGTCAGAACAAGCAACGACAACGCATTTTGGCTTTAAAACCGTGGCCGCGACCGAGAAGGAAACTCTGGTAGCAGGTGTCTTCCATTCGGTGGCAGCCAAGTATGATCTGATGAACGATCTGATGTCGTTCGGCATCCACCGCCTGTGGAAGCGCTTCACCATCGACTGTTCCGGTGTGCGCAAGGGCCAGAAGGTGCTGGATCTGGCCGGTGGTACCGGTGACTTGACCGCCAAGTTTTCCCGCATCGTCGGCGAGACCGGTCAGGTGGTGCTGGCGGATATCAACGACTCCATGCTGAAAGTGGGCCGGGACAAGCTGCGCAATCTGGGGGTCGCCAACAACGTCTCCTATGTGCAGGCCAATGCCGAGGCACTCCCCTTCCCGGATAACCACTTCGACGTGATTACCATCGGCTTCGGCCTGCGCAACGTCACCGACAAGGACAAGGCGCTCGCCTCCATGTTCCGGGTGCTCAAGCCGGGTGGCCGTCTGCTGGTGCTGGAGTTCTCCAAGCCGGTCAGTGAAGTGATCGCCAAGCTCTATGACCTCTACTCCTTCAAACTGCTGCCGAAAATGGGCGAAATCGTCGCGAACGACAGTGAAAGCTACAAATATCTGGCAGAGTCTATTCGTATGCACCCGGATCAGCAGACCCTGGCCGGCATGATGGAAAATGTCGGTTTCGAGCAGGTGGAGTACTTCAATCTGACTCAGGGTGTGGTCGCCCTGCACCGCGGTTACAAGTTTTAA
- a CDS encoding SCP2 domain-containing protein has product MPMDAMVTAVIETSLNQLLALDKQSPERLRKLVGKVLKLELRELKPLWFVFSERRLDVLAQHEGEADAVLSLSLTALGLLKDPSALTRYIREEKLDLSGDPQLVQAFSVLLGELDIDWEEELSRYTGDVLAHTLFSCARQARRLVGRELCRTRSQLAEYLTEEARLAPGPLEVASFNDDVEVLAQQLKAVELRLARFEQQVT; this is encoded by the coding sequence ATGCCGATGGATGCCATGGTCACCGCGGTGATCGAAACCAGCCTCAACCAGTTGCTGGCGCTGGACAAACAGAGCCCGGAGCGGCTGCGCAAACTGGTGGGCAAGGTGCTCAAGCTGGAGCTGCGTGAACTCAAGCCGCTCTGGTTCGTCTTCTCCGAGCGTCGGCTGGATGTGCTGGCCCAGCATGAAGGGGAGGCGGATGCGGTGCTCAGCCTGTCGCTGACCGCCCTCGGTCTGCTGAAAGACCCGTCCGCCCTGACCCGTTATATCCGCGAGGAGAAACTGGATCTGAGCGGTGATCCCCAGCTGGTACAGGCATTCAGCGTGCTGCTGGGTGAGCTGGATATCGACTGGGAAGAGGAGCTGTCGCGCTATACCGGCGACGTGCTGGCCCACACCTTGTTCAGCTGTGCCCGTCAGGCGCGTCGTCTGGTCGGCCGCGAACTGTGCCGCACCCGCAGCCAGCTGGCGGAATATCTGACCGAAGAGGCCCGCCTCGCCCCCGGACCGCTGGAAGTGGCGAGTTTCAACGATGACGTCGAGGTGCTGGCCCAACAGCTCAAGGCCGTCGAACTGCGGCTGGCCCGCTTCGAACAGCAGGTGACCTGA